The Kaustia mangrovi genome has a segment encoding these proteins:
- a CDS encoding ABC transporter permease encodes MEVKPRSWRDRGLQAATLPLTTVLMVFFLVPLGLTAVLSFQSTRYYRLVWTWDLDTWVDVFTHVHYWSIMAQTITMAAACVALCIALGLPVAYAMAHRVSTLEHHITVLIVFAFLTDAVLKTFGWVLFLDRSGVLNGALDAVGLGPAATDILFTPSATLLGMVYNLLPYTIFTIYLSLVRIDRDLVLAAYDAGASKTRTFLEVTLPLARPGIFAGGVLVFVLSLGVFLEPKVMGGGTSPMAAELIRQSFETRVNWPLGAALTLVVITIGAGTLGLAALVLMRLSGRREATR; translated from the coding sequence ATGGAGGTGAAGCCCAGATCGTGGCGCGACCGCGGCCTCCAGGCCGCCACCCTGCCGCTGACGACCGTGCTGATGGTGTTCTTCCTGGTGCCCCTCGGCCTCACCGCCGTGCTCAGCTTCCAGAGCACGCGGTACTACAGGCTGGTCTGGACATGGGATCTCGACACCTGGGTCGACGTCTTCACCCATGTCCACTACTGGTCGATCATGGCGCAGACCATCACGATGGCGGCAGCCTGCGTCGCCCTGTGCATCGCGCTCGGCCTGCCGGTCGCCTATGCCATGGCCCACCGTGTCTCCACGCTCGAGCATCACATCACGGTGCTGATCGTCTTCGCCTTCCTGACAGATGCCGTGCTGAAGACCTTCGGCTGGGTGCTGTTCCTCGACCGCAGCGGCGTGCTGAACGGCGCTCTGGACGCCGTCGGCCTCGGCCCCGCGGCGACCGATATCCTCTTCACGCCGAGCGCGACGCTTCTCGGCATGGTCTACAACCTCCTGCCCTACACGATCTTCACCATCTACCTGTCGCTTGTGCGCATCGACCGCGATCTCGTGCTCGCGGCCTACGATGCGGGGGCCTCGAAGACACGGACCTTCCTGGAGGTGACGCTGCCGCTCGCCCGGCCAGGCATCTTCGCCGGCGGCGTGCTCGTCTTCGTCCTGAGCCTCGGCGTGTTCCTGGAGCCGAAGGTGATGGGCGGCGGAACGTCCCCGATGGCCGCCGAACTCATCCGACAGTCCTTCGAGACGCGGGTGAACTGGCCGCTCGGCGCGGCGCTGACGCTGGTCGTCATCACCATAGGCGCGGGCACGCTGGGACTCGCCGCGCTCGTTCTCATGCGCCTGTCCGGCCGCAGGGAGGCCACGCGATGA
- a CDS encoding ABC transporter permease, which produces MSMHRLETHLANILLYGSVAAVLVFFYVPIATLIVFSFTESRFLSFPITSFSLRWYGELFASKDFWPALTNSALLAFVSTVFATLFGIGGAIAWIRWRFRFQRAFQALTFAPLLFPQLLLGVVMLLWFSVLGSWLDFSPSLWTAIVGHVVYITPFALIIIAVQVHGFDDTLEDAARDAGATGWEVFREVTLPLIWPGVVSAGIFSFLLSWGNFYITYSLSGTARTLPTFVFSGIAVGSSPIYPALATLTFLPALLLLGLADFFRRRAAARRAIPVKSE; this is translated from the coding sequence ATGAGCATGCACCGGCTGGAAACCCATCTCGCCAACATCCTGCTCTACGGGTCCGTCGCGGCGGTGCTCGTGTTCTTCTACGTCCCCATCGCGACGCTCATCGTGTTCTCCTTCACAGAGAGCCGGTTCCTGAGCTTTCCGATCACCTCCTTCTCGCTGCGCTGGTATGGCGAGTTGTTCGCATCGAAGGACTTCTGGCCCGCGCTCACGAATTCCGCCCTTCTGGCCTTCGTCTCCACCGTGTTCGCGACACTCTTCGGCATTGGCGGCGCCATTGCGTGGATACGGTGGCGCTTCCGCTTCCAGCGGGCATTCCAGGCGCTGACCTTCGCGCCGCTGCTCTTTCCCCAGCTTCTTCTCGGCGTGGTGATGCTCCTGTGGTTCTCCGTGCTCGGATCCTGGCTCGATTTCTCGCCCTCGCTGTGGACGGCGATCGTCGGCCATGTGGTCTACATCACGCCCTTCGCCCTCATCATCATCGCGGTGCAGGTTCACGGCTTCGACGATACGCTGGAGGATGCCGCCCGCGATGCCGGGGCGACGGGCTGGGAGGTATTCCGCGAGGTCACCCTGCCGCTGATCTGGCCGGGCGTCGTTTCCGCGGGGATCTTCTCCTTCCTGCTGTCCTGGGGCAATTTCTACATCACCTACAGCCTGTCCGGCACGGCGCGCACGCTGCCGACCTTCGTCTTCAGCGGCATCGCCGTCGGCTCCTCGCCGATCTATCCGGCGCTCGCCACGCTGACCTTCCTGCCGGCCCTTCTGCTGCTGGGCCTTGCCGACTTCTTCAGGCGCCGCGCCGCAGCGCGCAGGGCGATACCGGTCAAGAGCGAGTAG
- a CDS encoding amidase, whose translation MTGLPPLTAHDMATGVRAGRLDPRDLVETALERAEAIAPLNAFTAIDREGALAAARHVEERLAAGGGGAMPLAGVPVAIKDFTPTAGLACTRGSWSTDDRLADRDPAVIARLKRAGAILVARTTTPEFAYSSFTQSPRWGVTRNPHDPARTPGGSSGGSAVAVATGCVPLAEGSDMGGSVRIPAALSGVVGVKPSLGLIPMDILPCGPDLMSHFGPLAACVDDAALFLAATAGPDAGDYFSQSRPDVPASPVPPAPPGTRIALSVDLGYYAVDPGVVRQVERAAERLRGHGMTVEPVPLGWTRDINDAWLMQWAVALAANWGSALDTHRDRMDPALVALMETGRDCDAVALARLGAVRERLWRDLAEVFEHYDALICPTCATTAPPVTMSDADFETTAPDGRFAGLDLACPFNLVSACPAVSVPIGLSEGLPVGLQIVAPRFRDAVALGIAKSVEACFPPEAVVETIRERDPT comes from the coding sequence ATGACGGGCCTGCCGCCCCTCACCGCCCACGACATGGCGACGGGCGTCCGCGCCGGCCGTCTCGACCCCCGCGATCTGGTCGAGACGGCGCTGGAGCGCGCGGAGGCCATCGCGCCGCTCAACGCCTTCACGGCGATCGACCGGGAGGGGGCGCTTGCCGCCGCCCGCCATGTGGAGGAGCGGCTTGCCGCCGGCGGGGGCGGAGCCATGCCGCTTGCCGGCGTGCCCGTGGCGATCAAGGACTTCACGCCGACGGCGGGCCTGGCCTGCACCCGCGGCTCATGGAGTACCGACGACCGGCTGGCCGACCGCGACCCGGCCGTCATTGCCCGCCTGAAACGGGCCGGCGCCATCCTCGTCGCCCGGACGACCACGCCGGAGTTCGCCTATTCGAGCTTCACGCAGAGCCCGCGCTGGGGCGTGACGCGGAACCCGCACGATCCGGCGCGCACCCCGGGCGGCTCGTCGGGCGGCTCGGCGGTTGCGGTGGCGACGGGCTGCGTGCCGCTGGCCGAGGGCTCCGACATGGGCGGCTCGGTGCGCATTCCGGCCGCTCTGTCCGGCGTGGTGGGGGTCAAGCCGAGCCTCGGCCTGATCCCGATGGACATCCTGCCCTGCGGCCCCGACCTCATGTCGCATTTCGGGCCGCTCGCGGCTTGCGTCGACGATGCCGCGCTGTTCCTTGCGGCCACGGCTGGGCCGGACGCCGGCGACTATTTCTCGCAAAGCCGCCCGGACGTACCCGCAAGTCCGGTCCCCCCGGCACCGCCCGGCACGCGCATCGCGCTCAGCGTCGATCTCGGCTATTACGCGGTGGATCCCGGCGTCGTCCGCCAGGTCGAACGGGCCGCGGAACGCCTGCGCGGCCACGGCATGACCGTGGAGCCGGTGCCGCTCGGCTGGACGCGGGACATCAACGATGCCTGGCTGATGCAATGGGCGGTCGCGCTCGCGGCCAACTGGGGTTCCGCGCTCGACACCCATCGCGACCGCATGGACCCGGCCCTTGTCGCTCTCATGGAAACGGGACGGGACTGCGACGCGGTCGCGCTTGCCCGCCTCGGCGCCGTGCGCGAGCGGCTCTGGCGCGACCTCGCAGAGGTCTTCGAGCACTATGACGCGCTGATCTGCCCGACCTGCGCGACCACCGCACCGCCGGTCACCATGAGCGACGCGGATTTCGAGACGACCGCGCCCGACGGCCGGTTCGCCGGCCTCGACCTCGCCTGCCCGTTCAATCTCGTCAGCGCCTGCCCCGCCGTCTCCGTGCCCATCGGTCTGTCGGAGGGCCTGCCCGTCGGGCTCCAGATCGTCGCACCCCGTTTCCGCGACGCAGTGGCGCTCGGTATCGCGAAATCCGTCGAGGCGTGCTTCCCGCCGGAAGCCGTAGTCGAGACAATCCGGGAGAGAGATCCGACATGA
- a CDS encoding iron-containing alcohol dehydrogenase: MTEDAPTANWGFPTPVRFGAGRVNEIASALAEIGAQAPLIVTDTGLAGHDMVTSLAAALSGAGLAHALFCDVKPNPTDANVKAGVAAFREGRHDCVIAIGGGSALDAGKAVAFMAGQDAPIWTFEDIGDNWRKARRDAIAPVIAIPTTAGTGSEFGRASVITRLDTHRKVIVFHPDMLPRLVIMDPALTVGLPAGLTAATGMDALSHALEAFSAPGYHPMADGLAVQALAMISTALPAAYRDGTDMAARADMLAASGMACIALQKGLGGVHALSHPLGAVYDAHHGLLNAVLLPHVLRHNWPAIAGRMAGLAPRIGLGDEPQAVLDWVVALRRSLDIPDTLGAIGVTVEDPASIADMAVEDPSATGNPVPFDRAAALSILSAAR, translated from the coding sequence ATGACCGAGGATGCACCGACTGCCAATTGGGGTTTTCCGACACCGGTCCGCTTCGGTGCAGGGCGCGTGAACGAGATCGCCTCCGCCCTCGCCGAGATCGGCGCGCAGGCTCCGCTCATCGTGACCGATACGGGGCTTGCCGGCCACGACATGGTGACGTCGCTCGCCGCCGCGCTGTCCGGCGCGGGGCTCGCCCATGCACTCTTCTGCGACGTGAAGCCCAATCCGACGGACGCCAATGTGAAGGCCGGCGTCGCGGCCTTTCGCGAGGGCCGGCACGACTGCGTGATCGCCATTGGCGGCGGCTCCGCGCTCGACGCCGGCAAGGCCGTGGCCTTCATGGCCGGACAGGACGCCCCGATCTGGACCTTCGAGGATATCGGCGACAACTGGCGCAAGGCGCGCCGCGACGCCATCGCGCCCGTGATCGCCATCCCCACCACGGCGGGCACGGGGTCCGAATTCGGCCGCGCCTCGGTCATCACCCGGCTCGACACGCATCGCAAGGTTATCGTGTTCCACCCCGATATGCTGCCCCGGCTGGTGATCATGGACCCGGCGCTGACGGTGGGCCTGCCGGCGGGGCTCACCGCGGCAACCGGCATGGATGCGCTCAGCCATGCGCTCGAGGCCTTCTCCGCGCCGGGCTACCACCCGATGGCGGACGGCCTCGCCGTGCAGGCGCTCGCCATGATTTCCACCGCCCTGCCGGCCGCCTATCGCGACGGCACCGACATGGCCGCGCGGGCCGACATGCTGGCGGCCTCGGGCATGGCCTGCATCGCGCTCCAGAAGGGGCTCGGCGGCGTCCATGCGCTGTCCCATCCGCTGGGCGCTGTCTACGACGCCCATCACGGGCTCCTGAACGCCGTCCTGCTCCCGCATGTGCTGCGCCACAACTGGCCGGCCATCGCCGGCCGCATGGCGGGCCTCGCTCCCCGCATCGGCCTCGGCGACGAGCCGCAGGCCGTTCTCGACTGGGTGGTCGCCCTGCGCCGCTCGCTCGACATCCCCGACACGCTCGGCGCGATCGGCGTGACCGTCGAGGATCCCGCCAGTATCGCGGACATGGCAGTGGAAGACCCCAGCGCGACGGGCAACCCCGTGCCCTTCGACAGGGCGGCCGCCCTGTCCATCCTGTCCGCTGCCCGGTGA
- a CDS encoding thiamine pyrophosphate-binding protein, whose amino-acid sequence MEREIQRSGTGAQLLTETLARAGVRTIFSLSGNQIMPVYDACIDAGLRIVHVRHEAAAVAMADAYAQLTGEVGVALVTAAPGFLNALSPLYSARLSESPVLLLSGDSPVAQDGMGAFQELAQTTISGPLAKRALRPLRARDLGLEAASAIRAARAGRPGPVHMALAFDVLCAQTGSAVLPGAGDFVPQRQPLDPGMADRIATLVAEARRPVVLAGPSLSPSRAGDLATRLSQRLAAPVVPMESPRGLRDPALGAFAEELSRADLVVLLGKTPDFTTGFLGGAALAEDAKLVVIDPETDALDRAWRLAGERIVLAACTDTRAAAETLAAGTPLAARADWAETVARSLAWRGDEPASGAAIHPVAVCRAVQRVLDAAQDAVLVCDGGEFGQWAQGYCTAGTRIVNGMSGAIGSGLCYAIAAKIARPGATVVAMMGDGTVGFHLAEFETALREDAPFIALIGNDSRWNAEYQIQLRDYGADRLIGCELTADARYDAVARALGCEGTLVTDAAALPDALADAATAAVPACVNVGIEGAPAPLFTRTGKPAASAH is encoded by the coding sequence GTGGAACGCGAAATCCAGAGATCGGGGACCGGTGCGCAGCTTCTGACCGAGACCCTCGCAAGGGCCGGGGTGCGCACGATCTTCAGCCTGTCGGGCAACCAGATCATGCCCGTCTACGATGCCTGCATCGACGCGGGGCTGCGGATCGTCCATGTGCGCCACGAGGCGGCGGCCGTCGCCATGGCGGACGCCTATGCCCAGCTCACCGGAGAGGTCGGCGTCGCCCTCGTCACGGCCGCCCCCGGCTTCCTCAACGCGTTGTCCCCGCTCTATTCCGCACGCCTGTCGGAAAGCCCCGTCCTCCTGCTGAGCGGCGATTCCCCCGTCGCCCAGGACGGCATGGGCGCCTTCCAGGAACTGGCCCAGACGACGATCTCCGGCCCGCTGGCGAAACGCGCCCTGAGGCCGCTTCGCGCCCGCGATCTCGGCTTGGAAGCGGCGAGCGCCATACGCGCGGCACGCGCCGGCCGGCCCGGCCCGGTCCATATGGCGCTGGCCTTCGACGTGCTGTGTGCGCAGACGGGCTCCGCCGTCCTGCCCGGTGCGGGGGATTTCGTGCCGCAGCGCCAGCCCCTGGACCCCGGCATGGCGGACCGGATCGCGACCCTCGTCGCGGAGGCCCGGCGGCCGGTCGTGCTCGCCGGCCCGTCCCTGTCCCCAAGCCGCGCCGGCGACCTCGCCACGAGACTGTCGCAGCGGCTCGCCGCACCGGTCGTCCCCATGGAAAGCCCGCGCGGCCTGCGCGATCCGGCACTCGGCGCCTTCGCCGAAGAGCTTTCCAGGGCCGATCTCGTGGTGCTGCTCGGCAAGACGCCCGATTTCACCACCGGGTTCCTCGGCGGCGCGGCGCTCGCCGAAGACGCGAAACTCGTCGTGATCGACCCGGAGACGGACGCGCTCGATCGCGCATGGCGGCTGGCCGGCGAGCGGATCGTGCTTGCCGCCTGCACCGACACCCGCGCCGCGGCGGAAACGCTCGCCGCGGGCACACCGCTCGCCGCACGGGCCGACTGGGCCGAAACGGTCGCCCGGAGCCTTGCATGGCGCGGCGACGAGCCGGCCTCGGGCGCGGCCATCCATCCCGTCGCCGTCTGCCGGGCCGTCCAGCGCGTGCTCGACGCGGCGCAAGACGCCGTCCTCGTCTGCGACGGCGGGGAGTTCGGGCAATGGGCGCAAGGCTATTGCACCGCCGGCACGCGCATCGTCAACGGCATGTCGGGCGCCATCGGATCCGGGCTCTGCTACGCGATCGCGGCGAAGATCGCGCGCCCCGGCGCGACCGTCGTCGCCATGATGGGCGACGGCACGGTGGGCTTCCACCTGGCCGAGTTCGAGACGGCGCTGCGCGAGGACGCGCCCTTCATCGCGCTGATCGGCAATGACAGCCGCTGGAACGCCGAATACCAGATCCAGCTTCGCGACTATGGCGCCGACCGCCTGATCGGCTGCGAGCTCACCGCCGATGCCCGCTACGACGCCGTCGCCCGGGCGCTCGGCTGCGAGGGTACGCTCGTCACCGATGCCGCGGCTCTTCCCGACGCGCTCGCCGATGCCGCGACGGCGGCCGTCCCGGCCTGCGTCAATGTCGGGATCGAGGGCGCACCCGCACCGCTGTTCACGCGCACCGGCAAACCTGCCGCCAGCGCGCATTGA
- a CDS encoding succinate dehydrogenase/fumarate reductase iron-sulfur subunit, whose protein sequence is MDDTPRDMAPEAAPRTETPHDEATIRARVWRGDRRGRFVTYEVPHRENQTVLDVVSEIQRYHEPALAYRFACRVGVCGSCAMTVNGRPRWTCRTHVKRVVENGEITIEPLRNMPPIKDLACDMSAFFDKWHRAGGRFEGTATRHDPPIPVDPASKTRRHADAGIECINCGVCYAACDVVSWTDDYVGPAALNRAWTLVNDERHADRRGTLDKATAQGGCSSCHAQGNCTTHCPIGISPTRSIAGLKRMSLLDLLNRRAP, encoded by the coding sequence ATGGACGACACACCCCGCGACATGGCTCCCGAGGCCGCCCCCCGGACGGAGACGCCCCACGACGAGGCGACGATCCGGGCGCGCGTCTGGCGCGGCGACCGCCGGGGCCGTTTCGTCACCTATGAGGTGCCGCATCGCGAGAACCAGACGGTGCTCGACGTCGTGTCCGAGATCCAGCGCTATCACGAACCCGCGCTCGCCTACCGCTTCGCCTGTCGCGTGGGCGTGTGCGGCTCCTGCGCCATGACGGTCAACGGCCGCCCGCGCTGGACCTGCCGGACCCATGTGAAGCGCGTGGTGGAGAACGGCGAGATCACCATCGAACCCTTGCGCAACATGCCGCCGATCAAGGATCTCGCCTGCGACATGTCGGCCTTCTTCGACAAGTGGCACAGGGCCGGCGGCCGCTTCGAGGGCACCGCCACGCGGCACGACCCGCCGATCCCGGTCGACCCGGCGAGCAAGACGCGCAGACACGCCGATGCCGGCATCGAATGCATCAATTGCGGGGTCTGCTATGCGGCCTGCGACGTGGTGTCGTGGACCGACGACTATGTCGGCCCGGCAGCCCTCAACCGCGCCTGGACACTCGTCAACGACGAACGCCACGCCGACCGGCGCGGCACGCTCGACAAGGCGACGGCACAGGGCGGCTGCAGCTCGTGCCACGCCCAGGGCAACTGCACGACCCACTGCCCCATCGGCATCAGCCCGACACGCTCCATCGCGGGCCTCAAGCGCATGAGCCTCCTCGACCTGCTGAACCGGAGGGCACCGTGA
- a CDS encoding succinate dehydrogenase — protein MTEARLFALQRITAMVLAPMVLIHLAVIVYAVRGGLTAQEILARTGASALWPLFYLLFVAAAAIHAPIGLRNILREWTGLSPRLVDGLCLVFGLALAGLGIRAVIAISGWAA, from the coding sequence GTGACCGAAGCGCGCCTGTTCGCCCTTCAGCGGATCACCGCCATGGTGCTCGCGCCCATGGTCCTGATCCATCTCGCCGTCATCGTCTATGCGGTGCGCGGCGGGCTGACGGCACAGGAAATCCTTGCGCGCACCGGCGCCAGCGCGCTCTGGCCGCTCTTCTATCTCCTCTTCGTGGCGGCCGCCGCGATCCATGCGCCGATCGGCCTGCGCAACATCCTGCGCGAATGGACGGGCCTTTCGCCGCGCCTCGTCGACGGGCTCTGCCTCGTCTTCGGCCTCGCGCTCGCCGGCCTCGGCATCCGCGCGGTCATCGCGATCTCGGGGTGGGCGGCATGA
- the sdhC gene encoding succinate dehydrogenase, cytochrome b556 subunit — MRSAPRHHASYVAFVGHRLSGLALAIFLPLHFLALGLALEGREAFDGFLAYADMPLVKAAEWGLVVLLSVHLFFGVRLLALELLPWRRDDDLRTGWIGWGAGGAVAVGLIFLMGAFGFDAG, encoded by the coding sequence ATGAGATCGGCGCCACGGCATCACGCAAGCTACGTCGCCTTTGTCGGGCACCGGCTGTCCGGCCTCGCGCTCGCAATCTTCCTGCCGCTGCATTTCCTCGCGCTGGGTCTGGCGCTCGAGGGGCGCGAGGCCTTCGACGGCTTCCTCGCCTATGCGGACATGCCGCTCGTCAAGGCGGCCGAATGGGGGCTCGTGGTGCTCCTTTCCGTCCATCTCTTCTTCGGGGTGAGGCTGCTCGCCCTGGAGCTTCTGCCATGGCGGCGCGACGACGATCTGCGCACCGGCTGGATCGGCTGGGGCGCGGGCGGCGCCGTGGCGGTCGGGCTGATCTTTCTGATGGGAGCGTTCGGGTTCGATGCAGGTTGA
- a CDS encoding L-aspartate oxidase has product MQVERTTTDILILGTGGAGLFAALHAKQANPDLDVTLAVKGLVGKCGCTRMVQGGYNVALAPGDSVERHFMDTIHGGKWLPRQDLAWRLCEGAVERIRELENEVGCFFDRNPDGSLHQKAFAGQTFDRTVHKSDLTGIEIINRLMEQVWQRGVHKLEEHRAIELVPARDGSGIAGVLLIDMREGTYRLVQARAVMLATGAGPTMYLYHTPSGDKTCDGLAMALRYGLKLRDMEMVQFHPTGLLGGPKTRMTGTVLEEGLRGAGGHLLNGDGERFMDRYDPRGERATRDVVSRAIYAEMRAGRTSPMDGVYIKMSHLGPDHVAKTFPGMVKRCADSGFDLAGGLVEVVPTAHYLMGGIEFGIDGSTASPGLFAAGEDCGGVHGANRLGGNGVANSTVFGGIAGDSMAAFIAAGAPLRDPDETAIDAGIARAERPFALKAGDLFDLRERLSHTMWDDVGVMRTAEGIARGQARLADHAGELLRTGLADGERAFNLTWHDWLNLESLIAVSKTIAAAALAREDSRGAHFREDFPETGPLETTRYTQVSMAGDQLALDMVPVSFDVVRPGETLVSDDGTVAA; this is encoded by the coding sequence ATGCAGGTTGAGCGCACGACGACCGATATCCTGATCCTCGGCACGGGCGGCGCGGGGCTGTTTGCCGCTCTTCACGCCAAGCAGGCCAATCCCGATCTCGACGTCACGCTCGCGGTCAAGGGCCTCGTCGGCAAATGCGGCTGCACTCGCATGGTCCAGGGCGGCTACAATGTGGCGCTGGCGCCGGGCGATTCCGTGGAGCGCCATTTCATGGACACGATCCACGGCGGCAAGTGGCTGCCGCGCCAGGATCTCGCCTGGCGGCTCTGCGAGGGCGCGGTGGAGCGCATCCGGGAGCTGGAGAACGAGGTCGGCTGCTTCTTCGACCGCAACCCCGACGGCTCGCTCCACCAGAAGGCCTTCGCCGGCCAGACCTTCGACCGCACGGTTCACAAGTCCGACCTGACCGGCATCGAGATCATCAACCGGCTGATGGAGCAGGTCTGGCAGCGCGGCGTGCACAAGCTCGAGGAGCACCGCGCCATCGAGCTCGTCCCCGCGCGCGACGGCAGCGGCATTGCGGGCGTGCTCCTGATCGACATGCGCGAGGGCACCTACCGCCTCGTCCAGGCCCGCGCGGTGATGCTCGCCACGGGCGCCGGGCCGACCATGTATCTCTACCACACACCCTCCGGCGACAAGACCTGCGACGGGCTCGCCATGGCGCTGCGCTACGGGCTGAAGCTGCGCGACATGGAGATGGTGCAGTTCCACCCGACGGGCCTGCTCGGCGGCCCGAAGACCCGCATGACCGGCACCGTTCTGGAGGAGGGGCTTCGCGGCGCCGGCGGCCATCTCCTCAATGGCGACGGCGAGCGCTTCATGGACCGCTACGATCCGCGCGGCGAGCGCGCCACGCGTGACGTGGTCTCCCGCGCGATCTATGCGGAGATGCGCGCCGGCCGCACGAGCCCGATGGACGGCGTCTACATCAAGATGAGCCATCTGGGGCCCGACCACGTGGCCAAAACCTTTCCGGGCATGGTCAAGCGCTGCGCCGACAGCGGCTTCGATCTTGCCGGCGGCCTCGTGGAGGTCGTGCCCACCGCGCATTACCTCATGGGCGGCATCGAGTTCGGGATCGACGGATCGACCGCCTCCCCGGGCCTGTTCGCGGCGGGCGAGGATTGCGGTGGCGTGCACGGGGCCAACAGGCTCGGCGGCAACGGGGTCGCCAACTCCACCGTCTTCGGCGGCATCGCCGGCGACAGCATGGCCGCCTTCATCGCCGCCGGCGCACCGCTGCGCGACCCGGACGAGACCGCGATCGACGCCGGCATCGCCCGGGCCGAACGCCCCTTCGCACTGAAGGCCGGCGACCTGTTCGACCTGCGCGAGCGCCTGTCGCACACAATGTGGGACGATGTCGGCGTCATGCGCACCGCTGAAGGCATCGCCCGCGGCCAGGCAAGGCTCGCCGACCACGCAGGCGAGCTTCTCCGGACGGGACTGGCCGACGGCGAGCGCGCCTTCAACCTCACCTGGCACGACTGGCTCAATCTGGAGAGCCTGATCGCGGTCTCGAAAACCATCGCGGCCGCCGCGCTCGCCCGCGAGGACAGCCGCGGCGCGCATTTCCGCGAGGACTTCCCCGAGACGGGACCGCTCGAGACCACGCGCTACACCCAGGTCTCCATGGCCGGAGACCAGCTGGCGCTCGACATGGTTCCCGTCTCCTTCGACGTCGTGCGCCCCGGCGAGACGCTCGTGAGCGACGACGGGACGGTCGCCGCATAA
- a CDS encoding fumarate hydratase, producing the protein MIANSTIEEAAYRVMEKAAIDIPEDYLSGIKGMIDLEKGDLSAFVLQSMVENWEAATEDRRPMCADTGLPRYYVKVGNEAAAEKGFVGIERALRCATARATHDVPLRPNRVHPLWRTDNNNNVGINAPEIEWSFEPGADWIDITTVHKGGLFGTDYRMLFPGDGIDGIKRFYLDTLVAFGKRGLACQPAIVGVGLGGSKDTCMQLGKQAACLRTVGDRNPDPKITELELELKALGNDIGMGAMGFIGSSMVVDCHIEVGHTHTGGMPMSVHTFCLSSRRATARIHADGTVAYRTDPQWFTPYLRRETVEWQTPAEPLSNSG; encoded by the coding sequence ATGATAGCCAACAGCACCATAGAGGAGGCGGCCTACAGGGTCATGGAGAAGGCCGCCATCGATATCCCCGAGGACTATCTGTCCGGCATCAAGGGGATGATCGACCTCGAGAAGGGCGACCTTTCCGCCTTCGTCCTGCAGTCCATGGTGGAGAACTGGGAGGCGGCCACCGAGGACCGCCGGCCGATGTGCGCCGATACGGGGCTGCCGCGCTATTACGTCAAGGTCGGCAACGAGGCGGCGGCGGAGAAGGGGTTCGTCGGCATCGAGCGCGCGCTGCGTTGCGCGACGGCGCGCGCGACCCATGACGTCCCGCTCAGGCCGAACCGCGTCCACCCGCTCTGGCGCACCGACAACAACAACAATGTCGGCATCAACGCGCCGGAGATCGAGTGGAGCTTCGAGCCCGGCGCCGACTGGATCGACATCACCACCGTGCACAAGGGCGGCCTGTTCGGCACCGACTACCGCATGCTGTTTCCCGGCGACGGGATCGACGGCATCAAGCGCTTCTATCTCGACACGCTCGTCGCCTTCGGCAAGCGTGGGCTCGCCTGCCAGCCGGCCATTGTCGGCGTCGGGCTCGGCGGATCGAAGGACACCTGCATGCAGCTCGGCAAGCAGGCCGCCTGCCTGCGCACGGTGGGCGACCGCAATCCCGACCCGAAGATCACCGAGCTGGAGCTGGAGCTGAAGGCGCTCGGCAACGATATCGGCATGGGCGCGATGGGCTTCATCGGTTCGTCCATGGTCGTGGACTGCCATATCGAGGTCGGCCACACCCATACGGGCGGCATGCCCATGAGCGTGCACACCTTCTGCCTCAGCTCGCGGCGCGCCACCGCGCGCATCCACGCCGACGGGACGGTCGCCTACCGCACCGATCCCCAATGGTTCACCCCCTATCTTCGCAGGGAGACCGTCGAATGGCAGACGCCAGCGGAACCCTTAAGCAATTCCGGCTGA